In Thioalbus denitrificans, one DNA window encodes the following:
- a CDS encoding response regulator has protein sequence MRLLLVEDDSLLGDGIRAGLEQGGNTVDWVRDGVAADLALRDGAYDAAILDLNLPRRDGLRVLRDLRERGDEVPVLILTARDTVSDRVTGLDTGADDYLVKPFDLDELSARLRALVRRRAGRATPLLTHGSLVLDPAARTVTAAGQAVDLAPKEFAILLTLLENAGRVVSRGRLEESLYGWDEGVESNAIEVHIHHLRRKLGRDLIRTVRGVGYLVDRRDG, from the coding sequence ATGCGGCTGCTGCTGGTGGAGGACGATTCGCTGCTGGGCGACGGCATTCGCGCCGGCCTCGAACAGGGCGGGAACACGGTGGACTGGGTCCGTGACGGCGTGGCCGCCGACCTGGCCCTGCGCGACGGCGCCTATGACGCCGCCATCCTGGACCTGAACCTGCCGCGACGCGACGGACTGCGGGTGCTGCGCGACCTGCGCGAGCGCGGCGACGAGGTTCCCGTGCTGATCCTCACCGCCCGCGACACCGTCTCCGACCGCGTGACCGGGCTCGACACGGGCGCCGACGACTACCTGGTCAAGCCCTTCGATCTGGACGAGCTATCCGCCCGCCTGCGGGCCCTGGTGCGCCGGCGCGCCGGCCGCGCCACCCCCCTGCTGACCCACGGCAGCCTGGTGCTGGATCCCGCCGCGCGGACCGTCACCGCGGCGGGCCAGGCGGTGGATCTGGCCCCGAAGGAGTTCGCCATCCTGCTCACCCTGCTGGAGAACGCCGGGCGGGTCGTCTCCCGCGGCCGGCTCGAGGAGAGCCTCTACGGCTGGGACGAGGGGGTGGAGAGCAACGCCATCGAGGTCCACATCCACCACCTGCGGCGCAAGCTCGGCCGGGATCTCATCCGCACCGTCCGCGGGGTGGGCTACCTCGTGGATCGTCGCGACGGCTGA
- the xerC gene encoding tyrosine recombinase XerC, with translation MPSPLDADIERFLGHLRDERNLSPHTRAGYGRDLRAAAAFFAARGAGAWDRLSVHDVRALVAERHRAGLSGRSLQRLLAALRALYNWLAREGRAPQNPALGVRAPKVRRKLPETLDVDQAARLLDFDGKDPLVVRDRALLELLYSSGLRLAEVTGLDLQDLDLRDGTVRVIGKGRKTRVVPVGRLAREALGAWLQLRAGLAAAEETAVFTGRGGRRLGPRAVQQRVRRRALQQGLEVPLHPHMLRHSFASHLLESSGDLRAVQELLGHADIGTTQIYTHLDFQHLARVYDQAHPRARRKKSRD, from the coding sequence ATGCCCTCCCCCCTGGACGCGGACATCGAACGCTTCCTCGGGCACCTGCGCGACGAGCGCAACCTCTCCCCCCACACCCGCGCCGGCTACGGCCGGGACCTGCGCGCCGCCGCCGCCTTCTTCGCCGCGCGCGGCGCCGGCGCCTGGGACCGGCTCAGCGTCCACGATGTCCGCGCCCTGGTGGCCGAGCGCCACCGCGCCGGGCTCTCCGGGCGCAGCCTGCAGCGGCTGCTGGCCGCCCTGCGCGCCCTCTACAACTGGCTGGCCCGCGAGGGACGCGCGCCGCAGAACCCCGCCCTCGGCGTACGCGCCCCCAAGGTCCGGCGCAAGCTGCCCGAGACCCTCGACGTGGACCAGGCCGCCCGCCTGCTCGACTTCGACGGCAAGGATCCCCTCGTGGTGCGGGACCGGGCGCTGCTGGAGCTGCTCTACTCCTCCGGTCTGCGCCTGGCCGAGGTGACGGGACTCGATCTCCAGGATCTGGACCTGCGCGACGGCACCGTCAGGGTGATCGGCAAGGGGCGCAAGACCCGCGTGGTGCCGGTGGGGCGCCTGGCCCGGGAGGCCCTCGGCGCCTGGCTCCAGCTCCGTGCCGGGCTCGCCGCGGCGGAGGAGACCGCCGTGTTCACCGGCCGCGGCGGCCGCCGCCTCGGCCCGCGGGCGGTGCAGCAGCGGGTGCGCCGCCGGGCCCTGCAGCAGGGGCTGGAGGTCCCCCTGCACCCGCACATGCTGCGCCACTCCTTCGCCAGCCACCTCCTGGAGTCCAGCGGCGATCTCCGCGCCGTGCAGGAGCTGCTCGGCCACGCCGACATCGGCACCACCCAGATCTACACCCACCTCGACTTCCAGCACCTCGCCCGGGTCTACGACCAGGCCCACCCCCGCGCCCGGCGCAAGAAAAGCCGCGATTGA
- a CDS encoding TonB-dependent receptor domain-containing protein: MRTAAGVLLALCLWMLQPVVALAADGEALRIGPQPLGSALQSLAAQAGIQILFPAEAVAGLETPGLEGRYTPEQALRRLLAGTGLGFRATAAGSYAVGPGLESAAAAPGAAPGAQRLITVTATRTEREVIDVPASVSVVTAEEIARQHAAKPEDLLRSLPGVDLTYMSGSAAAGIPVLRGLGQSFAGTTTQSLLNGMPVEPLAITRRYLWYAVSPESIDRIEVVRGPGSVLYGPSAMGGVINVITKRGAGEPFARISAGAGSHAARGLSLSAGGTAGDFDLFLAASAHESDGFVQLTGTPPPWRDWFDYDYRDLDGRDSRERKVSARLTWWPGEATDLALGVHHFENEGAVLGGHPNYRIEQEGTLLDAALNHHFAGGQLLKAKLAYSDVSAPRRTYDYYEYLGTLEEFYHDREDEESFSAELQLDFHPLEGNTLTLGGVWWDGRWSSSEYGPDGELWGEMSHRSRTYGLFAQDEHRFDRLTLTLGGRYDIYEHYDYEAYGTAKPDADDAVFTPRAGLSYRLRDGLALYASAGTAYIPAPNSLKYRSGGMWADNPDLEPETAVSYETGLKFESLAGFLDGSAALYHTTFKDKIARGEVETGTGTKSQFQNLGETRVLGFELELNTRLGRYWQPFFNYTYTDSEITENPSDPALEGNRTANTPRHKFNIGLAYDNPELLTAQVIGRYVGERYFEDSNAGYSRADSHFLADVKLSRSFRVGAGPEWVASLAVDNVFDGTGYGFWYERLDGRSWWLELAARF; the protein is encoded by the coding sequence ATGAGGACGGCAGCGGGTGTGCTGTTGGCGCTCTGCCTGTGGATGCTGCAGCCGGTCGTGGCCCTGGCCGCCGATGGCGAGGCCTTGCGCATCGGCCCGCAGCCGCTCGGCAGCGCCCTGCAGTCACTGGCCGCCCAGGCGGGGATCCAGATCCTGTTCCCGGCCGAGGCGGTGGCGGGGCTGGAGACGCCGGGGCTGGAGGGACGCTACACCCCGGAGCAGGCCCTGCGGCGCCTGCTGGCGGGCACCGGCCTGGGATTCCGCGCCACCGCCGCCGGGAGCTATGCGGTGGGGCCGGGGCTGGAGAGCGCGGCGGCTGCCCCCGGGGCGGCTCCCGGCGCCCAGCGGCTGATCACCGTGACGGCCACCCGCACGGAACGCGAGGTCATCGATGTGCCCGCCAGCGTGTCGGTGGTCACCGCCGAGGAGATAGCGCGGCAACACGCGGCCAAGCCCGAGGATCTGCTGCGCAGCCTGCCGGGGGTGGATCTCACCTACATGTCCGGCTCGGCGGCCGCTGGCATTCCCGTCCTGCGCGGCCTGGGGCAGAGCTTCGCGGGGACGACCACCCAGTCGCTGCTCAACGGCATGCCCGTGGAGCCGCTGGCCATCACCCGTCGCTACCTGTGGTACGCGGTGAGCCCGGAGAGCATCGATCGCATCGAGGTGGTCCGCGGCCCCGGTTCGGTGCTCTACGGCCCGAGCGCCATGGGCGGGGTGATCAACGTCATCACCAAGCGGGGCGCCGGGGAACCCTTCGCCCGCATCAGTGCGGGGGCGGGCTCCCACGCCGCCCGGGGGCTGTCCCTGTCGGCCGGCGGAACGGCCGGGGATTTCGACCTGTTCCTGGCCGCCAGCGCGCATGAGTCGGACGGCTTCGTTCAGCTCACCGGGACGCCGCCCCCCTGGCGCGACTGGTTCGACTACGACTACCGGGATCTGGACGGCCGGGACTCCCGCGAGCGGAAGGTCAGTGCCCGGCTGACCTGGTGGCCCGGCGAGGCCACGGATCTCGCCCTGGGGGTGCACCATTTCGAGAACGAGGGCGCGGTGCTGGGAGGCCACCCCAACTACCGGATCGAGCAGGAGGGCACCCTGCTCGACGCCGCGCTGAACCACCACTTCGCCGGCGGGCAGCTGCTCAAGGCGAAGCTGGCCTACTCCGATGTCTCCGCGCCCAGGCGAACCTACGACTACTACGAGTACCTGGGCACGCTGGAGGAGTTCTACCACGACCGGGAGGACGAGGAATCCTTCAGCGCCGAGCTCCAGCTCGATTTCCACCCGCTAGAGGGCAACACCCTGACCCTGGGCGGCGTCTGGTGGGATGGCCGCTGGTCGAGCAGCGAGTACGGGCCCGACGGCGAGCTGTGGGGCGAGATGAGCCACAGGAGCAGGACCTATGGCCTCTTCGCTCAGGATGAGCACCGCTTCGACCGCCTCACCCTGACCCTCGGCGGCCGCTATGACATCTACGAGCACTACGACTACGAGGCCTACGGAACCGCCAAGCCCGACGCGGACGATGCGGTCTTCACGCCCCGTGCGGGCCTCAGCTATCGGCTCCGCGACGGGCTCGCCCTGTATGCCTCCGCGGGTACCGCCTACATCCCCGCCCCCAACAGCCTCAAGTACCGCAGCGGCGGCATGTGGGCCGACAACCCGGACCTCGAGCCCGAGACCGCCGTCTCCTACGAGACGGGACTCAAGTTCGAGTCGCTGGCCGGCTTCCTCGACGGCAGCGCCGCGCTCTACCACACCACCTTCAAGGACAAGATCGCCCGGGGTGAAGTGGAGACCGGCACGGGGACCAAGTCCCAGTTCCAGAACCTCGGGGAGACGCGGGTGCTCGGTTTCGAGCTGGAGTTGAACACCCGCCTCGGCCGGTACTGGCAGCCCTTCTTCAACTACACCTACACCGACTCGGAGATCACCGAGAACCCCTCCGATCCCGCCCTGGAGGGCAACCGGACCGCGAACACGCCCAGGCACAAGTTCAACATCGGGCTCGCCTACGACAACCCGGAACTGCTCACCGCCCAGGTCATCGGCCGCTACGTGGGCGAGCGCTATTTCGAGGACAGCAACGCCGGGTACTCCCGGGCCGACAGCCACTTCCTGGCCGACGTGAAGCTGTCGCGGAGCTTCCGGGTCGGCGCCGGGCCCGAGTGGGTCGCCTCGCTCGCCGTCGACAACGTCTTCGACGGGACCGGCTACGGCTTCTGGTACGAGCGCCTGGACGGCCGCAGCTGGTGGCTGGAGTTGGCGGCCCGGTTCTGA
- a CDS encoding DUF484 family protein: MSKNKPAASDQAGCDEKGVAAYLRAHPDFFTYHSDLLAEINVPHVTGSAVSLVERQVTILRDQNRQLRRRIMEMVEAARENDRLLERLQRFTLGLMELERLEDLPARVLRDLREEFDADRAVLRLFLEPDAGGESPEFTRRETAEPSLGNVLRAGKPVCGRPKPSQLLYLFGEQADLICSAALIPLGEHGETGILAVGSYDEQRFHPEMGKLFLGHIGAAVAAAAERLAERSG, encoded by the coding sequence ATGAGCAAGAACAAACCGGCAGCCAGCGACCAGGCCGGCTGCGACGAAAAGGGGGTTGCGGCCTACCTGCGCGCCCACCCCGACTTCTTCACCTACCACAGCGATCTCCTGGCCGAGATCAACGTCCCCCACGTGACCGGCAGCGCGGTCTCCCTGGTGGAGCGCCAGGTGACCATCCTGCGCGACCAGAACCGCCAGCTGCGCCGGCGCATCATGGAGATGGTGGAGGCGGCGCGGGAGAACGACCGCCTGCTGGAGCGGCTGCAGCGCTTCACCCTCGGACTGATGGAACTGGAGCGACTGGAGGACCTGCCCGCCCGGGTCCTGCGCGATCTGCGCGAGGAGTTCGACGCCGACCGGGCGGTCCTGCGCCTGTTCCTGGAACCGGACGCCGGCGGGGAATCCCCGGAGTTCACCCGGCGGGAGACGGCCGAGCCGTCGCTGGGCAACGTCCTGCGCGCCGGCAAGCCGGTCTGCGGGCGGCCCAAGCCCTCCCAGCTCCTCTACCTGTTCGGCGAACAGGCCGATCTCATCTGCTCCGCCGCCCTCATCCCCCTGGGCGAGCACGGTGAGACCGGGATCCTGGCGGTGGGCAGCTACGACGAACAGCGCTTCCATCCCGAGATGGGCAAGCTGTTCCTCGGCCACATCGGCGCGGCGGTGGCGGCGGCGGCCGAACGGCTGGCCGAACGGAGCGGCTGA
- a CDS encoding FecR family protein yields the protein MPCTPAPHTRSDPGAAAIRWFARLRAPDLRPAEREAFRSWLAAAPEHGEAYRSVEAMWRDLGALEAQHPAPAARPGVPDRVRRRRWMAALAAGLAAAGLAGGWLLPGLMGDPARLHTARGAQEVVRLADATVVHLNTATELRLDYTPARRRLVLEQGEIFLEVGRDPRPLVVEAAGGRIRDIGTRFGVRIGAGGTTVTVTEGAVAVRLAGAEASAGAGERLDYSADGGLGTPRPAALERATAWLRGLLLFEATPLAEVVEELNRYRAAPVRLGDPALAGLRVSGRFSIGDSDGLLRTLEAVLPLTVVQRADGSVALLARAAPGSGDGT from the coding sequence ATGCCCTGCACACCCGCCCCCCATACCCGAAGCGACCCTGGCGCCGCGGCAATCCGCTGGTTCGCCCGCCTGCGTGCCCCGGATCTGCGCCCGGCGGAGCGGGAAGCGTTCAGAAGCTGGCTCGCGGCGGCGCCCGAGCACGGGGAGGCATACCGCTCCGTGGAAGCGATGTGGCGGGACCTGGGCGCGCTGGAAGCGCAGCACCCGGCCCCCGCGGCCCGGCCCGGCGTGCCTGACCGGGTCCGGCGCAGACGCTGGATGGCCGCCCTCGCGGCGGGGCTCGCCGCGGCGGGGCTCGCCGGCGGCTGGCTGCTGCCCGGCCTGATGGGTGATCCCGCCCGGCTGCACACGGCCCGGGGGGCGCAGGAGGTGGTGCGGCTGGCCGACGCCACGGTGGTTCACCTCAACACCGCCACCGAGCTGCGCCTCGACTACACCCCGGCCCGGCGGCGCCTGGTCCTGGAACAGGGCGAGATCTTCCTCGAGGTGGGACGGGATCCGCGCCCCCTGGTGGTGGAGGCCGCCGGCGGCCGGATCCGGGACATCGGCACCCGCTTCGGCGTGCGCATCGGCGCCGGCGGCACTACGGTCACCGTCACCGAGGGCGCCGTCGCGGTCCGCCTGGCCGGCGCGGAGGCGAGCGCCGGCGCCGGGGAACGGCTCGACTACTCCGCCGACGGGGGGCTGGGAACGCCCCGCCCGGCCGCCCTGGAGCGGGCCACGGCCTGGCTGCGGGGGCTGCTCCTGTTCGAGGCCACCCCCCTGGCGGAGGTGGTGGAGGAGCTGAACCGCTATCGCGCCGCCCCGGTGCGGCTGGGGGATCCCGCCCTCGCCGGGCTGCGGGTCAGCGGAAGATTCTCCATCGGGGATTCGGACGGGCTGCTGCGGACCCTGGAGGCAGTCCTGCCGCTGACGGTCGTCCAGCGTGCCGACGGCTCCGTGGCGCTGCTGGCGCGGGCCGCCCCCGGCAGCGGCGACGGGACGTGA
- the dapF gene encoding diaminopimelate epimerase, protein MTVKFTKMHGLGNDFVVIDAVTQRVRMSPELARQLADRHFGVGCDQVLVVEPPHSPETDFCYRIFNADGSEVEQCGNGARCFARFVRDHGLTMKRRISVETKGGAITLRVEPDGQVTVNMGRPRFEPTALPFQADRARKRYTLELEDGPVSFAAVSMGNPHAVIRVDSVDSAPVARLGPALQAHPAFPKSVNVGFMEVVRRDHIRLRVFERGAGETLACGTGACAAVAAGRQLGWLAERVRVDLPGGRLSIRWQGGRKHPVWMTGPATRVFEGQLEL, encoded by the coding sequence ATGACAGTGAAATTCACCAAGATGCATGGCCTCGGCAACGACTTCGTCGTCATCGACGCCGTCACCCAGCGCGTCCGGATGAGCCCGGAACTGGCGCGGCAGCTGGCCGACCGCCACTTCGGCGTCGGCTGCGACCAGGTGCTGGTGGTGGAACCGCCCCACAGCCCGGAAACCGATTTCTGTTACCGTATCTTCAACGCCGACGGCAGCGAGGTGGAGCAGTGCGGCAACGGCGCGCGCTGTTTCGCCCGCTTCGTGCGCGACCACGGCCTGACCATGAAGCGGCGCATCAGCGTGGAGACCAAGGGCGGGGCAATCACCCTGCGGGTGGAGCCCGACGGCCAGGTGACGGTGAACATGGGCCGGCCGCGGTTCGAGCCCACCGCCCTGCCCTTCCAGGCCGACCGCGCCCGTAAGCGCTATACGCTCGAACTGGAGGACGGCCCGGTCAGCTTCGCTGCGGTGTCCATGGGCAACCCCCACGCGGTCATCCGCGTCGACAGCGTGGACAGCGCCCCGGTGGCGCGGCTCGGGCCCGCCCTGCAGGCCCACCCGGCATTCCCGAAGAGCGTCAACGTGGGATTCATGGAGGTGGTGCGCCGGGATCACATCCGCCTGCGGGTCTTCGAGCGGGGCGCGGGCGAGACCCTCGCCTGCGGCACCGGCGCCTGCGCCGCGGTGGCGGCCGGCCGCCAGCTGGGCTGGCTGGCGGAACGGGTGCGGGTGGATCTTCCGGGCGGGCGGCTGAGCATCCGCTGGCAGGGCGGGCGCAAGCACCCCGTCTGGATGACCGGACCCGCAACCCGGGTCTTCGAGGGACAACTGGAACTATGA
- the lptM gene encoding LPS translocon maturation chaperone LptM, protein MKTCWAQYLLWGVIAALGLLSILATAGCGQKGDLYLPDREPPAQSQPADR, encoded by the coding sequence ATGAAGACCTGCTGGGCCCAGTACCTGCTCTGGGGCGTCATCGCCGCCCTGGGGCTCCTGAGCATCCTCGCCACCGCCGGCTGCGGTCAGAAGGGCGATCTCTACCTGCCCGACCGGGAGCCGCCCGCCCAGTCGCAGCCCGCCGACCGCTGA
- a CDS encoding RNA polymerase sigma factor, whose protein sequence is MNQDRNHTQRLLALYREAQRELHAFLAARLHNREQAADVAQEAFAQVLAAGAEGSVADLRGYLFRTAANLSVDELRRREVRNRHAATAATLENPGGPDPARTLAGREQLALLRQAIDELPPRCREVFLLHRFRELSYPEIAAQLGISRNMVEKHIVRALAHCRARLEGGGSG, encoded by the coding sequence GTGAACCAGGACCGCAACCACACCCAGCGACTGCTGGCGCTCTATCGCGAGGCGCAGCGGGAGCTGCACGCCTTCCTCGCCGCCCGGTTGCACAACCGGGAGCAGGCGGCGGATGTGGCCCAGGAGGCCTTCGCCCAGGTGCTGGCGGCGGGTGCGGAGGGAAGCGTGGCCGATCTGCGCGGCTACCTGTTCCGCACCGCGGCAAACCTCAGCGTGGACGAGCTGCGGCGCCGGGAGGTGCGCAACCGCCATGCCGCCACCGCCGCCACGCTCGAGAACCCGGGCGGCCCGGACCCGGCCCGCACCCTCGCCGGCCGGGAACAGCTGGCGCTGCTCCGGCAGGCCATCGACGAACTGCCCCCACGTTGCCGCGAGGTGTTCCTGCTGCACCGCTTCAGGGAGCTGAGCTACCCGGAAATCGCCGCCCAGCTGGGGATCTCCCGCAACATGGTCGAGAAGCACATCGTGCGGGCACTCGCCCACTGCCGGGCCCGGCTGGAGGGCGGTGGCAGCGGGTGA
- a CDS encoding arylesterase, whose protein sequence is MPRLRHGPAILLLILGVWGLPAVAAPAAPVLLVLGDSLSAGYGIDPARGWVARLEQRLNGDGRPWRVVNASISGDTTRGGRARLPELLERWRPALVVIELGGNDGLRGISLEEMRANLEAMVDLALEREARVLLVGVRLPPNYGPLYIDAFAAVFREVARTRGVPLVPRFLDGVGGDDGLMQEDGIHPTAEAQPRLLENVWPALAPLL, encoded by the coding sequence ATGCCCCGACTGCGCCACGGCCCGGCCATCCTGCTGCTCATCCTGGGCGTCTGGGGGCTGCCGGCCGTGGCCGCCCCCGCCGCGCCGGTGCTGCTGGTGCTGGGTGACAGCCTCAGCGCCGGCTATGGCATCGATCCCGCCCGGGGCTGGGTGGCGCGGCTGGAGCAGCGGCTCAACGGCGACGGCCGCCCGTGGCGGGTGGTGAACGCCAGCATCAGCGGCGACACCACCCGCGGCGGCCGGGCCCGGCTGCCGGAGCTGCTGGAGCGCTGGCGGCCGGCCCTGGTGGTGATCGAGCTGGGCGGCAACGACGGGCTGCGCGGCATCTCCCTGGAGGAGATGCGCGCCAACCTGGAGGCGATGGTGGACCTGGCCCTGGAGCGGGAAGCCCGGGTCCTGCTGGTGGGCGTGCGCCTGCCGCCCAACTACGGCCCGCTCTACATCGACGCCTTCGCCGCCGTGTTCCGGGAGGTGGCCCGGACCCGCGGCGTGCCCCTGGTGCCCCGCTTCCTCGACGGCGTCGGCGGCGACGACGGGCTGATGCAGGAGGACGGCATCCACCCCACCGCCGAGGCCCAGCCCCGCCTGCTGGAGAACGTCTGGCCCGCCCTCGCCCCGCTGCTGTGA
- the lysA gene encoding diaminopimelate decarboxylase has translation MDHFHYQDGELFAEEVPLAAIAAEHGTPLYVYSRATLERHWHAFDRALEGHPHRICYAVKANGNLGVLSVLARLGSGFDIVSVGELERVLAAGGDPAKVVFSGVGKREEEMRRALEVGIHCFNVESEAELERLDRVAGEIGTRARISLRVNPDVDARTHPYISTGLKENKFGISMERAPEAYARAADLAHLEVVGVDCHIGSQLTDVTPFVDALERVIGLVDRLKSDGIRLRHLDMGGGLGVRYRDETPPEPIVHAAALRNLLEDRAHRDLEIILEPGRAIVANAGVLLTRVEYLKHTDHKNFAIVDAAMNDLLRPSLYGAWQAILPLRPRTDLPLTLYDVVGPVCETGDFLGKERELALAEGDLLAVRSAGAYGFTMSSNYNARPRAAEVLVDGTATHLVRRRERVAELFAGESLPPA, from the coding sequence ATGGACCACTTCCACTACCAGGACGGCGAGCTGTTCGCCGAGGAGGTGCCGCTGGCGGCCATCGCCGCCGAGCACGGCACTCCCCTCTACGTCTACTCCCGCGCCACCCTGGAGCGTCACTGGCACGCCTTCGACCGGGCGCTGGAGGGCCATCCGCACCGCATCTGCTACGCGGTGAAGGCCAACGGCAACCTGGGCGTCCTCAGCGTGCTGGCCCGGCTTGGCTCCGGCTTCGACATCGTCTCGGTGGGCGAGCTGGAGCGGGTGCTGGCCGCGGGCGGCGACCCGGCGAAGGTGGTCTTCTCCGGCGTGGGCAAGCGCGAGGAGGAGATGCGCCGGGCCCTGGAGGTGGGCATCCACTGCTTCAACGTGGAGTCGGAGGCGGAGCTGGAGCGGCTCGACCGGGTGGCCGGCGAGATCGGCACCCGGGCCCGGATCTCCCTGCGGGTGAATCCGGACGTGGACGCCCGCACCCACCCCTACATCTCCACCGGGCTGAAGGAGAACAAGTTCGGCATCAGCATGGAGCGGGCCCCGGAGGCCTATGCCCGCGCCGCCGACCTGGCCCACCTCGAGGTGGTGGGCGTGGACTGCCATATCGGCTCCCAGCTTACCGACGTGACCCCGTTCGTGGACGCCCTGGAGCGGGTCATCGGCCTGGTGGACCGGCTCAAGTCCGACGGCATCCGCCTGCGCCACCTGGACATGGGCGGCGGGCTCGGCGTGCGCTACCGGGACGAGACGCCGCCCGAGCCCATCGTGCACGCCGCGGCCCTGCGCAACCTGCTGGAGGACCGCGCGCACCGGGACCTCGAGATCATCCTCGAGCCAGGCCGCGCCATCGTCGCCAACGCCGGGGTGCTGCTGACCCGGGTGGAGTATCTCAAGCACACCGACCACAAGAACTTCGCCATCGTGGACGCGGCCATGAACGACCTGCTGCGGCCCTCGCTCTACGGCGCCTGGCAGGCGATCCTGCCCCTCAGGCCCCGCACCGACCTGCCGCTCACCCTCTACGACGTGGTGGGCCCGGTGTGCGAGACGGGCGACTTCCTGGGCAAGGAGCGGGAACTGGCGCTCGCGGAGGGCGATCTGCTGGCGGTGCGCTCGGCCGGCGCCTACGGCTTCACCATGAGCTCCAACTACAACGCCCGCCCCCGCGCCGCGGAGGTGCTGGTGGACGGCACCGCGACCCACCTGGTGCGGCGGCGCGAGCGCGTCGCGGAGCTCTTCGCCGGCGAATCGCTGCCGCCGGCGTGA